A DNA window from Gorilla gorilla gorilla isolate KB3781 chromosome 6, NHGRI_mGorGor1-v2.1_pri, whole genome shotgun sequence contains the following coding sequences:
- the NOBOX gene encoding homeobox protein NOBOX gives MALLLTLTSPDLEGTCDTRDKDGFEAQEGPPLAVPEFPLCGLYPIYGVCGSFSSFFIIWCRPCALETLQSPQHDPLEIPEQSLKLIPLVSGKKGTHRDGCWLPTGQKAGEKPLAAGPGEEELLRGSAPHAQDTQSEELPPSCTISGEKKPPAVSGEATGADAGRLCPPPRSRAPHKDRTLARSRPQAQGEDCSLPVGEVKIGKRSYSPAPGKQKKPNAMGLAPTSSLGAPNSARATHNPVPCGSGRGPCHLANLLSTLAQSNQNRDHKQGPPEVTCQIRKKTRTLYRSDQLEELEKIFQEDHYPDSDKRREIAQTVGVTPQRIMVKGAGSLVAGWSGGGPTIETLELQSECSAVAWVWFQNRRAKWRKMEKLNGKESKDNPAAPGPASSQCSSAAEILPAVPMEPKPDPFPQESPLDTFPEPPMLLTSDQTLAPTQPSEGAQRVVTPPLFSPPPVRRADLPFPLGPVHTPQLMPLLMDVAGSDSSHKDGPCGSWGTSITLPPPCSYLEELEPQDYQQSNQPGPFQFSQAPQPPLFQSPQPKFPYLPTFPFSMPSSLTLPPSEDSLFTFPCGPSGGTSQGYCPGASSGQILMQPPAGNMGTASWSDPCLPELPFPGPFCPQALGHPAGGDGYFPDLFPTPCPQALGRQPSSALSWMPEGARPGTGPLLSKVKEEPPAASLDQPSALEEARGDDKNSHVP, from the exons ATGGCTCTCCTTTTGACACTAACATCACCAGACCTGGAGGGTACCTGCGACACCAGAGACAAGGATGGCTTCGAAGCCCAGGAGG GGCCGCCCCTGGCTGTACCTGAATTTCCTCTGTGTGGACTGTACCCGATCTACGGAGTCTGTGGCTCTTTCAGCTCCTTCTTCATCATCTGGTGCAGACCTTGTGCGCTGGAGACCCTCCAATCA CCCCAACATGATCCCTTAGAGATACCTGAACAGTCCCTCAAACTCATACCCCTGGTGTCTGGGAAAAAGGGAACTCACAGGGA TGGATGTTGGCTCCCCACAGGCCAGAAAGCTGGAGAGAAGCCCCTGGCTGCAGGACCCGGGGAGGAGGAACTGCTCCGGGGCTCAGCCCCTCATGCTCAGGACACTCAGAGTGAGGAACTGCCACCCTCCTGCACCATCTCAGGAGAGAAGAAGCCGCCAGCAGTCTCTGGAGAAGCCACCGGGGCTGATGCTGGGAGACTGTGCCCGCCCCCCCGCTCCAGGGCTCCCCACAAAGACAGAACTCTAGCCCGCTCCAGGCCCCAGGCTCAGGGGGAAGATTGTTCCCTCCCAGTGGGAGAGGTGAAGATAGGAAAGAGGTCCTATTCTCCAGCCCCCGGGAAGCAGAAAAAGCCTAATGCCATGGGTCTGGCCCCAACATCATCCCTGGGTGCCCCTAACTCAGCCCGTGCCACACACAACCCAGTGCCCTGTGGGTCAGGCCGGGGGCCCTGCCACCTGGCCAATCTCCTCAGTACATTGGCGCAGAGCAACCAAAACAGAGACCACAAGCAGGGGCCCCCGGAAGTGACCTGCCAAATTAGGAAAAAGACACGAACCCTATACCGCTCAG ATCAGCTGGAGGAGCTAGAGAAGATATTCCAAGAAGACCACTATCCTGACAGTGATAAACGCCGGGAGATTGCCCAGACGGTGGGGGTGACCCCCCAGCGCATCATGGTAAAGGGGGCCGGCTCACTGGTGGCAGGGTGGAGTGGCGGAGGGCCCACCATTGAAACACTCGAATTGCAGAGTGAGTGCTCAGCGGTAGCCTGG GTGTGGTTCCAGAATCGCCGGGCCAAGTGGCGAAAAATGGAGAAACTGAATGGGAAAGAAAGCAAGGACAATCCTGCAGCCCCTGGTCCTGCCAGCAGTCAATGCAG CTCTGCAGCTGAGATCCTACCTGCTGTGCCCATGGAGCCAAAGCCTGACCCTTTCCCTCAGGAGTCCCCTCTGGATACCTTTCCAG AGCCCCCCATGCTGCTGACTTCTGACCAGACTTTGGCCCCCACCCAACCCAGTGAGGGTGCTCAGAGGGTGGTGACCCCCCCACTCTTCAGCCCCCCACCTGTGCGAAGGGCCGATCTTCCTTTCCCCCTTGGCCCTGTCCACACCCCCCAACTGATGCCACTGCTGATGGATGTTGCTGGCAGTGACAGCAGCCACAAGGATGGCCCCTGTGGGTCCTGGGGGACAAG CATCACCCTGCCACCCCCCTGTTCATATTTGGAGGAGCTGGAGCCCCAGGATTACCAACAGAGCAACCAGCCAGGACCCTTCCAGTTCTCCCAGGCTCCACAGCCCCCGCTTTTCCAGTCCCCTCAGCCCAAGTTTCCCTACCTCCCCACTTTCCCCTTCTCCATGCCCAGTTCACTGACGCTTCCACCATCCGAAGACTCTCTGTTTACGTTTCCCTGTGGCCCCAGCGGGGGCACATCGCAGGGCTATTGCCCAGGTGCCTCCTCAGGACAGATCCTGATGCAACCACCTGCTGGGAATATGG GTACAGCCTCCTGGAGTGACCCCTGTTTGCCAGAGCTGCCCTTCCCTGGTCCGTTCTGCCCACAAGCTCTGGGGCATCCTGCAGGAGGGGATGGCTACTTTCCTGATCTATTTCCAACTCCCTGCCCCCAGGCTCTGGGCAGGCAGCCTTCGTCAGCTCTCTCATGGATGCCTGAAGGGGCCAGACCAGGGACTGGGCCCTTACTCAGCAAGGTAAAAGAGGAACCACCAGCTGCTTCCCTGGATCAGCCCTCAGCACTGGAGGAGGCCAGAGGGGATGACAAGAATAGCCATGTCCCCTAG